In Salarias fasciatus chromosome 20, fSalaFa1.1, whole genome shotgun sequence, a single window of DNA contains:
- the arf3a gene encoding ADP-ribosylation factor 3a → MGNIFGNLLKSLIGKKEMRILMVGLDAAGKTTILYKLKLGEIVTTIPTIGFNVETVEYKNISFTVWDVGGQDKIRPLWRHYFQNTQGLIFVVDSNDRERVNEAREELMRMLAEDELRDAVLLVFANKQDLPNAMNAAEITDKLGLHSLRHRNWYIQATCATSGDGLYEGLDWLANQLKNKK, encoded by the exons ATGGGAAACATCTTCGGGAACCTGCTGAAGAGCCTGATAGGCAAGAAGGAGATGAGGATCCTCATGGTGGGGCTGGATGCTGCGGGGAAAACCACCATCCTGTACAAGCTGAAGCTCGGGGAGATCGTCACCACCATCCCCACCATCG GTTTCAATGTGGAGACAGTGGAGTACAAGAACATCAGCTTCACCGTGTGGGACGTGGGCGGCCAGGACAAGATCCGTCCCCTGTGGAGACATTACTTCCAGAACACACAGG GTCTGATCTTCGTGGTGGACAGCAACGACCGTGAGCGGGTGAATGAAGCCCGGGAGGAGCTGATGAGGATGCTGGCCGAGGACGAGCTGCGCGACGctgtcctcctcgtcttcgCCAACAAACAG GACCTGCCCAACGCCATGAATGCCGCGGAGATCACGGACAAGCTGGGCCTGCACTCCCTACGCCACCGCAACTGGTACATCCAGGCCACCTGCGCCACCAGCGGCGACGGCCTGTACGAGGGCCTGGACTGGCTGGCCAATCAGCTGAAGAACAAGAAGTGA